One Bradyrhizobium zhanjiangense DNA segment encodes these proteins:
- the rfbB gene encoding dTDP-glucose 4,6-dehydratase codes for MRVLVTGGAGFIGSAVCRSLVLQKGAAVINVDKLTYAANSASLASIEGLTSYLFEQQDICDHEAMDFVFSSYQPDAVIHLAAESHVDRSITGSAAFIATNIVGTYTLLEVARKYYEGLSVPRRKRFRFVHVSTDEVYGSLGLADYFREETPYQPSSPYSASKAASDHLALAWFKTYGLPVIVSNCSNNYGPFQFPEKLIPLMILNAIERKPLPVYGDGRNVRDWLHVEDHAAGLITLLSEGKPGEKYNFGGDSERSNLDVVTQICDVVDRLYPGPATRRSMITFVPDRPGHDVRYAIDASKARRELGWRPTRTFEQGLTETVVWYLESRAWWERARSGVYDGSRLGLLATQH; via the coding sequence ATGCGCGTTCTGGTGACCGGGGGAGCGGGATTTATCGGCTCTGCAGTGTGCCGCAGCTTGGTGCTGCAGAAGGGCGCCGCAGTGATCAATGTCGACAAGTTGACCTATGCGGCCAACTCAGCCTCGTTGGCGTCTATCGAGGGGCTGACGTCATACTTGTTCGAGCAGCAGGATATCTGCGACCACGAGGCCATGGATTTCGTGTTCAGCAGCTACCAGCCTGACGCGGTCATTCACCTCGCAGCCGAGAGTCACGTCGACCGCTCGATCACCGGCTCGGCCGCTTTCATTGCCACGAATATCGTGGGCACCTACACGTTATTGGAAGTCGCCAGAAAGTACTATGAAGGCCTCTCGGTGCCACGACGAAAGCGGTTTCGCTTCGTTCATGTCTCGACAGACGAGGTCTACGGCTCACTCGGGCTTGCCGACTACTTCCGGGAGGAAACGCCTTACCAGCCGAGCTCGCCCTATTCAGCGAGCAAGGCAGCCTCGGATCATCTCGCGCTTGCATGGTTCAAGACCTATGGCCTGCCGGTCATCGTCTCGAATTGCTCGAACAACTACGGTCCCTTTCAATTTCCAGAGAAGCTCATTCCCTTGATGATTCTCAATGCGATCGAGCGCAAGCCGCTGCCGGTGTACGGCGACGGCCGAAACGTACGCGACTGGCTGCATGTTGAAGATCATGCGGCAGGGTTGATCACGCTTCTGTCGGAAGGCAAGCCCGGCGAGAAATACAATTTCGGCGGCGATAGCGAACGCTCCAACCTCGACGTCGTTACCCAGATCTGCGACGTCGTCGACAGATTGTATCCCGGCCCGGCAACGAGACGATCGATGATTACCTTTGTGCCGGATCGTCCGGGACACGATGTCCGCTACGCGATTGACGCATCGAAAGCCCGCCGTGAGCTTGGCTGGCGGCCCACTAGGACGTTCGAGCAGGGGCTGACCGAAACAGTCGTATGGTATCTCGAGAGTCGCGCGTGGTGGGAGCGTGCCCGCAGCGGGGTTTATGACGGCTCGCGTCTAGGGCTCCTCGCTACACAACATTGA
- the rfbD gene encoding dTDP-4-dehydrorhamnose reductase, which yields MTERPILIAGRNGQLARSLHDLAVLHSIPVVCLGRNEFNLEAHGELRRAVDPFAPSLIINAAAYTAVDLAESEVARAFSINRDAAAALADVAWRMNIPFIHVSTDYVFDGTKLDAYEESDVPAPMNVYGASKLAGEAAVLAAHPLATVIRTSWLYSPHGNNFVRTMLRLCESHPVVRVVQDQCGNPTSALDLASAILQLSARPLTHDRRAMVGIFHLAGQGETTWHGFAQAIFDLLARRGIRVPQLEAITSEQYQTAARRPRNSRLDSSKAERVLGIRLPLWRCSLETCLEQLVEGSIDAERNCAGWGQRNSTVSNHESGQQAATAHL from the coding sequence ATGACGGAAAGGCCCATTTTGATTGCTGGTCGCAACGGTCAGTTGGCAAGGTCTCTTCATGACCTCGCGGTGCTGCACAGTATTCCCGTGGTCTGCCTTGGACGCAACGAATTCAATCTGGAGGCTCATGGGGAACTCCGCCGAGCGGTCGATCCATTCGCGCCGTCCTTGATCATCAACGCTGCCGCTTACACGGCGGTGGACCTAGCAGAATCGGAAGTAGCAAGGGCATTCAGCATTAATCGCGACGCAGCGGCCGCGTTGGCCGACGTCGCATGGCGAATGAATATACCGTTCATCCACGTCTCAACCGACTATGTCTTTGACGGCACAAAGCTGGATGCTTACGAGGAAAGCGATGTTCCTGCGCCAATGAATGTGTACGGCGCATCGAAGCTCGCTGGCGAAGCTGCCGTTCTAGCGGCTCACCCGCTCGCAACGGTAATTCGCACTTCATGGCTATATAGTCCCCATGGCAACAACTTCGTTCGGACGATGCTGCGGCTCTGTGAATCGCATCCGGTCGTCAGAGTCGTTCAGGATCAATGCGGAAATCCAACTTCCGCGCTCGACCTTGCGTCGGCGATCCTTCAGCTCTCGGCGCGCCCGCTAACTCACGATCGTAGAGCCATGGTCGGCATCTTTCATCTTGCCGGACAAGGTGAGACGACTTGGCATGGGTTTGCCCAAGCGATTTTCGACTTGCTCGCTCGTCGCGGAATCCGAGTGCCGCAACTTGAGGCGATCACGAGCGAACAGTACCAGACGGCCGCGCGACGGCCGCGGAATTCGCGCCTCGATTCATCCAAGGCCGAACGCGTCTTAGGCATTCGATTGCCGTTATGGCGTTGTTCTCTCGAAACTTGTCTCGAACAACTCGTGGAAGGTAGCATCGATGCTGAAAGGAATTGTGCTGGCTGGGGGCAGCGGAACTCGACTGTATCCAATCACGAGAGCGGTCAGCAAGCAGCTACTGCCCATCTATGA
- the rfbA gene encoding glucose-1-phosphate thymidylyltransferase RfbA, which yields MLKGIVLAGGSGTRLYPITRAVSKQLLPIYDKPMIYYPLSTLMLAGVREILIITTPSDRCQFERLLGDGSQWGVRLSYTEQPRPAGLADAFIVGADFIGSDRVAMVLGDNIFFGDGLSEMLARAAGREEGATVFAYHVRDPQRYGVVTFDEGDRPLRIEEKPKQPSSNWAITGLYFFDNNVVRYARRIEPSSRGELEITDLQMRYLSAKALHVERMGRGFAWLDTGTVESLIDAAMFVQTLEKRQGMKVACLEEIALRQGFIERDQIEELARPLEKSGYGQYLREIGSLLT from the coding sequence ATGCTGAAAGGAATTGTGCTGGCTGGGGGCAGCGGAACTCGACTGTATCCAATCACGAGAGCGGTCAGCAAGCAGCTACTGCCCATCTATGACAAGCCGATGATCTACTATCCCTTGTCGACGCTGATGCTGGCAGGCGTGCGCGAGATTCTTATCATAACCACGCCATCAGATCGGTGTCAGTTTGAGCGCTTACTGGGGGACGGCAGTCAATGGGGAGTGAGGCTCAGTTATACCGAGCAGCCCCGACCCGCCGGTCTGGCGGATGCGTTCATTGTTGGCGCAGACTTCATCGGGAGCGATCGCGTTGCGATGGTGCTTGGAGATAACATCTTCTTTGGCGACGGCCTGAGCGAAATGCTCGCAAGGGCCGCTGGACGTGAGGAAGGTGCAACCGTTTTCGCCTATCATGTACGAGATCCGCAGAGGTATGGCGTCGTTACGTTCGATGAGGGCGATCGCCCGCTGCGAATCGAGGAGAAGCCGAAGCAGCCGAGCTCGAACTGGGCGATCACGGGTCTCTATTTCTTCGACAACAACGTCGTGCGCTACGCACGGCGCATCGAGCCGTCGTCGCGCGGAGAACTCGAGATCACCGATCTGCAGATGCGGTATCTTTCGGCCAAGGCGCTCCATGTCGAGCGGATGGGACGGGGGTTTGCTTGGCTAGATACCGGAACAGTGGAGTCGCTAATCGATGCGGCTATGTTCGTGCAGACCCTCGAAAAGCGCCAGGGAATGAAGGTTGCTTGTCTTGAGGAAATTGCGCTGAGGCAGGGCTTCATCGAGCGTGACCAGATCGAAGAGTTGGCGCGGCCGTTGGAGAAGAGTGGTTACGGTCAGTATTTACGCGAGATCGGGTCTCTCCTGACTTGA
- a CDS encoding glycosyltransferase, whose protein sequence is MDIKCWAISVIVPHLNQPSALKTCLASLEAQSIPRDSFEIIVVDNGSAILPTDVLAQYPLVRLLCEARPGPGPARNTGVAAASGEVLAFIDADCRAHPDWLSSVWRSLHSLPPRTVLGGDVRIWQGTKPRLDAIAAYESVFAYRFKLYIERDGYCGTGNMAMLRRDFHCVGPFAGIDVAEDMEWGQRAQRAGLQFRYTPEMIVFHPARSSLRELYVKWDRQLLHYRNMADGKPAWRLRWIAQALLVLASPAPGIITILRSDRLYGIGARTKAIAVMCAVRMHRVITMLSLLRNRRTVAWNR, encoded by the coding sequence ATGGACATTAAATGCTGGGCAATCTCAGTGATTGTTCCCCATTTGAATCAGCCAAGCGCGCTGAAAACATGCCTGGCCAGTCTCGAGGCGCAGAGCATTCCCCGGGATTCGTTCGAGATCATTGTCGTTGACAACGGCTCCGCAATCTTGCCGACCGACGTCCTCGCTCAATATCCGCTCGTACGACTGTTGTGCGAGGCGCGGCCCGGGCCTGGACCGGCGCGCAACACCGGAGTTGCCGCTGCGAGCGGCGAGGTGCTTGCCTTCATTGATGCCGATTGCAGGGCACATCCGGATTGGCTGAGCAGCGTGTGGCGCTCACTGCATTCGTTGCCGCCTCGAACGGTGCTCGGAGGGGACGTCCGCATCTGGCAGGGCACGAAGCCGCGCCTGGATGCCATCGCGGCCTACGAGAGCGTCTTCGCCTATCGCTTCAAGCTCTATATCGAGCGCGATGGCTATTGCGGCACTGGCAACATGGCGATGCTTCGCCGGGATTTCCATTGCGTCGGTCCGTTCGCAGGGATCGACGTGGCGGAGGATATGGAGTGGGGACAACGCGCGCAGCGTGCCGGGCTTCAATTTCGATATACCCCGGAAATGATCGTCTTCCACCCGGCCAGGAGCTCTCTCCGGGAGCTCTATGTCAAGTGGGACCGACAGCTTCTGCACTACCGGAACATGGCCGACGGTAAGCCGGCATGGAGATTGCGCTGGATCGCACAGGCCCTGCTTGTGCTGGCTTCGCCCGCTCCGGGCATCATCACGATCTTAAGGAGTGACCGGCTCTACGGTATCGGAGCCCGCACCAAAGCTATCGCAGTCATGTGTGCCGTAAGAATGCACCGGGTCATAACAATGCTGTCGCTGTTGCGCAATCGGCGAACCGTCGCCTGGAACCGTTAG
- a CDS encoding WecB/TagA/CpsF family glycosyltransferase has product MRAYFLGCPIDILTMAETVDLARKAMRNRQRLQHVALNVAKFVNMRSDPVLAADVANSDIVGIDGMGILWGSRVLGLPATSRVTGVDLLSELLKVCAEEGFRPYFLGASPAVVQQAAQRVRDEHPSLVFAGLRHGYFSSEQENEVVRDIRSSGADCLFIGMPTPRKERFLAAHRDELGVPFIMGVGGGFDVLAGSVLRAPTRMQQLGLEWLYRIYQEPRRMWWRYARTNTLFAGILTQAFMWQALRRAPGMYSALPPGAGRIGG; this is encoded by the coding sequence ATGCGTGCCTACTTTCTGGGGTGCCCCATCGATATCTTGACCATGGCAGAGACTGTCGACCTTGCTCGTAAGGCCATGCGAAACCGTCAGCGTCTACAGCATGTGGCGCTCAACGTAGCGAAGTTCGTCAACATGCGGTCCGATCCAGTGCTTGCCGCTGATGTCGCCAACAGCGACATTGTCGGAATCGACGGCATGGGAATCCTTTGGGGATCGCGTGTGCTTGGTCTCCCGGCAACGTCGCGAGTCACCGGCGTAGATCTACTCAGCGAGTTGCTGAAAGTGTGCGCGGAAGAGGGCTTCCGACCGTATTTTCTGGGAGCCTCACCCGCCGTCGTGCAACAGGCGGCGCAGCGTGTTCGGGACGAACACCCTTCGCTTGTCTTTGCTGGGTTGAGGCACGGTTATTTTTCCAGCGAGCAGGAGAACGAGGTCGTCCGCGATATTCGGTCCAGTGGCGCTGACTGCCTGTTCATCGGCATGCCCACGCCGCGGAAGGAACGTTTTCTTGCGGCCCACCGCGACGAACTCGGCGTACCGTTCATCATGGGCGTGGGCGGCGGGTTCGACGTTCTCGCGGGCTCAGTTTTGCGAGCCCCCACTCGCATGCAGCAACTCGGCCTCGAATGGTTGTACCGCATCTATCAGGAGCCCAGGCGGATGTGGTGGCGGTATGCCAGGACGAACACGCTATTTGCAGGAATCTTGACGCAAGCGTTCATGTGGCAGGCACTTAGACGGGCGCCTGGCATGTACAGTGCGCTGCCCCCCGGGGCCGGTCGGATCGGAGGGTGA
- the wecB gene encoding non-hydrolyzing UDP-N-acetylglucosamine 2-epimerase, producing MRKHFLILLGTRPEAIKLFPVINRLKAEKNKDIALTVCATAQHRELLDQVLKVAKVVPDFDLDVMTVNQTLDSLTGRLLAQIGEVLERVRPTRVIVQGDTATAMAGALASYYHRVPVSHVEAGLRSGDIFAPWPEEVNRKIVGSIADQHFAPTERAARALRAENVSKDRIHVTGNTVVDALILAKAMVEADPQLSSRWDGIKKHHGNRRIILVTCHRRENFGGGVFNVVNALETILSREDVAVVLPVHPNPNVRDVFASRLADHPRVVLISPQEYTDFVSLLSLSYLVLTDSGGVQEEAPTFGKPVLVMRDTTERPEGVEAGTARLVGANYDRIVHETFRLLDDDGTYSAMARSHNPFGDGRASERIVKVLLDA from the coding sequence TTGCGAAAGCATTTTCTCATCCTGTTAGGAACCAGGCCGGAAGCGATCAAGCTGTTTCCGGTCATCAACCGGCTCAAGGCCGAAAAGAACAAGGACATCGCCCTCACGGTCTGCGCGACAGCGCAGCACAGGGAATTGCTCGACCAGGTTCTCAAGGTGGCCAAGGTGGTCCCCGATTTCGATCTCGACGTCATGACCGTGAATCAGACGCTCGATAGTCTAACCGGCCGGCTATTGGCGCAGATCGGAGAAGTGCTGGAGAGGGTGAGGCCCACCAGAGTGATCGTCCAGGGCGACACTGCGACTGCTATGGCAGGTGCGTTGGCGTCTTACTATCACCGCGTTCCGGTCTCGCATGTCGAGGCCGGACTGCGTAGTGGAGATATCTTCGCACCTTGGCCCGAGGAGGTGAACCGCAAGATTGTCGGCTCGATCGCCGATCAGCATTTCGCGCCGACCGAGCGTGCTGCGAGAGCGCTGCGGGCGGAGAACGTCTCCAAGGATCGCATTCATGTTACTGGAAATACGGTCGTTGACGCGCTGATCCTCGCGAAAGCCATGGTGGAGGCCGATCCGCAGCTGTCGTCTCGCTGGGATGGAATCAAGAAGCACCACGGCAATCGCCGCATTATCCTAGTCACTTGCCATCGTCGCGAGAACTTCGGCGGGGGGGTTTTCAACGTCGTCAATGCACTGGAGACAATCCTGAGCAGGGAGGACGTTGCCGTCGTGCTTCCGGTTCACCCGAACCCGAACGTTCGCGACGTGTTCGCGAGCCGGCTCGCCGATCACCCGCGTGTGGTACTCATTTCTCCCCAAGAGTACACCGATTTTGTCAGCCTTCTGTCGCTGTCGTATTTGGTGCTCACTGACTCAGGAGGCGTGCAAGAAGAGGCGCCGACGTTCGGAAAGCCTGTCCTTGTTATGCGCGACACGACGGAACGTCCGGAGGGCGTTGAGGCTGGCACCGCACGATTGGTCGGCGCGAACTACGATAGGATCGTCCACGAAACATTCCGTCTTCTTGACGACGATGGGACTTATTCGGCTATGGCTCGCTCCCATAATCCCTTCGGTGACGGGCGGGCCAGCGAGCGGATCGTGAAGGTGCTTCTTGATGCCTGA
- the wecC gene encoding UDP-N-acetyl-D-mannosamine dehydrogenase, with protein MPEFHKVAVIGLGYIGLPTAALIASRGLQVVGVDTKEYVVRTVGSGSIHISEPDLDGLVSKVVSSGALTTSSEPQAADVFIIAVPTPIDGNNRPDLSNVNTAVESILDLLRPGNLVILESTSPIGTTEGIAKRISERRPDLRLGVNGHEDGAIYVAYCPERVLPGRILSELINNDRCIGGVTPACTRRAQRFYKMFVRGACVATTARAAELVKLTENAFRDTNIAFANELSLICDRFDINVWEVIDIANRHPRVTVLRPGPGVGGHCIAVDPWFIIDSAPDLARLMRASREVNIAKTESIIKRAEALIDDHPYANVACCGLTFKANVDDLRESPAMEIAVHLAKKYGERIKFVEPNLRRLPPELADYRPEFLSIDQALRTCEIALLLVDHDEFKMVPLAERRHLDVIDTRGIWQDMPART; from the coding sequence ATGCCTGAATTTCATAAAGTTGCTGTCATCGGACTTGGCTACATCGGCTTGCCGACAGCCGCGCTGATAGCCAGCCGCGGCCTGCAGGTGGTTGGGGTGGACACAAAGGAATATGTGGTCAGGACGGTTGGTTCCGGATCCATTCACATTTCGGAGCCAGATCTTGATGGTCTCGTTTCCAAGGTGGTGTCGAGCGGAGCGTTGACGACATCAAGCGAACCGCAAGCCGCCGACGTCTTCATAATCGCGGTACCCACACCTATTGACGGAAACAATCGGCCGGATTTGTCCAATGTGAATACCGCGGTGGAGTCCATACTGGATCTGCTTCGACCGGGAAATCTCGTCATTCTCGAATCGACCTCGCCGATCGGAACGACTGAAGGAATCGCCAAGCGGATCAGCGAACGCAGGCCAGACCTGAGACTTGGTGTCAACGGTCATGAGGATGGTGCGATCTACGTCGCTTATTGTCCGGAGCGCGTATTGCCAGGGAGGATCTTGAGTGAACTCATCAACAATGACCGATGCATCGGGGGAGTGACCCCTGCCTGCACTCGGCGGGCTCAGCGCTTCTATAAGATGTTCGTTCGGGGCGCCTGCGTTGCAACCACCGCCCGCGCAGCCGAGTTGGTCAAACTCACGGAGAACGCGTTCCGCGACACGAACATTGCATTTGCCAATGAGCTCTCATTGATCTGCGACAGGTTCGACATCAATGTTTGGGAGGTTATCGATATTGCCAACCGTCATCCTCGCGTGACTGTGTTGCGACCGGGACCAGGTGTGGGTGGTCATTGCATTGCCGTCGATCCGTGGTTCATCATCGACTCGGCGCCGGACCTCGCGCGCCTCATGCGGGCGAGCCGCGAGGTCAACATTGCCAAGACGGAAAGCATTATTAAGCGAGCCGAGGCTCTGATCGACGATCATCCATACGCAAACGTGGCTTGCTGCGGGCTGACGTTCAAGGCAAATGTCGATGATCTGCGCGAAAGTCCGGCGATGGAAATCGCAGTACACCTCGCGAAGAAGTACGGGGAGCGCATCAAGTTTGTCGAACCGAATCTGCGGCGGTTGCCGCCCGAACTTGCCGACTACCGGCCCGAATTCTTGAGCATCGACCAAGCATTGCGCACGTGTGAGATCGCCCTTCTCCTTGTCGACCACGACGAATTCAAGATGGTTCCACTAGCCGAACGTCGTCATCTCGACGTCATCGATACTCGGGGCATATGGCAAGATATGCCTGCGCGAACGTGA
- a CDS encoding DegT/DnrJ/EryC1/StrS family aminotransferase, with protein MIPFLDLKAQARTVGSQIDVAIARAIRDERHTWRREAGSFEKRFADYCSVACCSAVNSGASALRLALLAAGVGPGNEVITVSMNFVAATAAIISCGATPVFVDVDPVTWTMNPALIEAAITNKTRAIVPAHLHGLMADMDPIMSIARRHGLFVIEDAAQAHGAVYKSRRAGSIGDFGCFSFYPDKNLGADGEAGAVVTDQPELARRVSLLLNRTPEDERNHIVARYDGRMDEVQAAILNVKMDHIEAWTEARRSIAAKYDQELSDLAVAPPRPPSHSRHVYHIYALRLPHRDQALAMLGRAGIGVGIHYPVPVHLQRSYLELGYRVGDLPVSERLAHEFLSLPIYPELLPEQPGIVAAKVRKVATRETRIFRSNWAFQDKMPRYGRLA; from the coding sequence TTGATACCCTTCTTGGATTTGAAAGCACAGGCTCGGACGGTCGGATCGCAAATCGACGTTGCGATCGCGCGTGCAATTCGAGACGAACGGCATACGTGGAGACGTGAAGCGGGTTCTTTCGAGAAACGCTTCGCGGATTACTGCAGCGTCGCTTGTTGCAGCGCCGTTAACAGTGGCGCATCGGCGCTCCGTCTCGCATTGCTGGCTGCTGGAGTGGGGCCGGGCAATGAGGTGATCACGGTCTCGATGAATTTCGTCGCGGCGACGGCCGCCATTATCAGCTGCGGTGCAACACCTGTCTTTGTGGACGTTGATCCAGTCACCTGGACGATGAACCCTGCTCTGATCGAGGCTGCGATTACGAACAAAACGAGGGCGATCGTGCCGGCCCATCTGCATGGGCTCATGGCGGACATGGATCCAATCATGTCGATTGCCCGCCGCCATGGTCTCTTTGTAATCGAGGACGCTGCCCAGGCGCATGGCGCTGTGTACAAGAGCAGGCGTGCCGGCTCGATCGGAGACTTCGGCTGCTTCAGCTTCTATCCCGATAAGAATCTCGGAGCCGATGGCGAGGCCGGAGCAGTTGTCACCGATCAGCCGGAACTTGCGCGACGCGTGTCCCTGCTCCTCAATCGAACGCCGGAGGACGAGCGAAATCATATTGTCGCAAGATACGATGGCCGAATGGACGAAGTTCAGGCGGCAATACTGAACGTGAAGATGGACCACATCGAAGCCTGGACCGAGGCTCGTCGATCGATCGCCGCGAAGTATGATCAGGAGCTGTCCGATCTGGCAGTTGCGCCTCCGCGGCCACCCAGCCACAGCCGGCATGTCTATCATATCTACGCCCTTAGGCTTCCGCATCGCGATCAGGCTCTTGCCATGCTGGGTCGCGCGGGAATCGGCGTTGGCATTCATTACCCAGTTCCGGTCCATCTACAACGGAGCTACTTAGAACTTGGATATCGCGTCGGCGATCTGCCTGTAAGTGAGAGGCTTGCGCATGAGTTTCTATCGCTTCCCATTTATCCCGAGCTGTTGCCGGAGCAACCGGGCATTGTTGCCGCCAAAGTGAGAAAGGTCGCGACACGAGAGACGCGAATATTCCGAAGCAACTGGGCATTTCAGGACAAAATGCCTCGATATGGCCGATTAGCCTAG
- a CDS encoding NAD-dependent epimerase/dehydratase family protein, translated as MDLKGKRVLVTGGAGFIGSHIVDLLCDEGCVEIVALDNMTTGRPENLRKSLNRGPVRLVRGDLRDTKLVEALVKGANIIFHHAAPCSTHCMAEPRLAMEVMVNGTFDLLELCVKYDVEKLIAASSASVYGAAAEELPTTEHQNPYGNRTVYGTAKVCNEGLLRAYNDMHGLDYIALRYFDVYGSRMDVHGRYAEMLIRWMDELEAGTPPVVVGHDRTLDLVHVRDAARATILAARAKVSDEVFNVGSGIETSLVQLASALASVMGHHGALPQIAPEHSINPVPRRVASTGKTERLLGFQITVPLELGLTEFVKWWRSERGLATARQRQALAS; from the coding sequence ATGGATCTCAAGGGCAAACGCGTTCTCGTTACCGGAGGTGCCGGATTCATCGGTTCGCATATCGTAGATTTGTTGTGCGACGAAGGTTGCGTCGAGATCGTCGCGCTCGACAATATGACGACCGGCCGACCGGAGAATCTTAGGAAGTCGCTTAATCGAGGACCCGTGCGATTGGTCCGCGGCGATTTACGCGACACTAAGTTGGTGGAGGCTCTTGTAAAGGGAGCCAATATCATCTTTCACCACGCTGCACCATGCAGCACCCATTGCATGGCCGAACCGCGCCTCGCCATGGAGGTCATGGTGAACGGGACTTTCGATCTGCTTGAACTTTGCGTCAAGTATGACGTCGAGAAGTTGATCGCCGCGTCTTCCGCTTCGGTGTACGGGGCGGCGGCGGAGGAACTGCCGACGACGGAGCATCAGAACCCGTACGGAAACCGTACGGTCTATGGAACGGCGAAGGTCTGCAATGAAGGCCTGCTCCGCGCCTATAACGATATGCATGGTCTCGACTATATCGCCTTGAGATATTTTGACGTGTATGGCAGCCGAATGGACGTGCACGGTCGATACGCCGAGATGTTGATTCGGTGGATGGATGAGTTGGAGGCTGGAACGCCGCCAGTAGTAGTTGGGCACGACCGGACCTTGGACTTAGTGCATGTCCGCGACGCAGCACGCGCAACCATCCTTGCTGCGAGGGCAAAGGTCAGCGACGAGGTGTTCAACGTGGGGAGCGGTATCGAAACAAGTTTGGTGCAGCTCGCTTCGGCCTTGGCTTCCGTTATGGGCCATCACGGCGCGCTCCCGCAAATCGCGCCCGAGCACTCGATCAATCCTGTACCGCGCCGGGTGGCGTCGACAGGCAAAACAGAACGTCTGCTGGGCTTCCAAATCACAGTGCCGCTCGAACTCGGACTGACGGAGTTTGTGAAGTGGTGGCGCTCCGAACGAGGACTTGCAACCGCGCGGCAAAGGCAGGCTCTGGCTTCATGA